In Plasmodium falciparum 3D7 genome assembly, chromosome: 5, the following proteins share a genomic window:
- a CDS encoding transcription initiation factor TFIID subunit 10, putative, whose translation MDKNFVNEHDEQLIKTLLKNKPIFSEDLIDFYLSQSGCQINEKSCLRLISLVLHKSLDNIINKTISLQANESSNNEENKKSFKNELNYKELVEALKQLDDTYENEELFKNFNVFLE comes from the exons ATGGATAAAAATTTTGTGAATGAACATGATGAacaattaataaaaacattGCTTAAAAACAAGCCaata TTCAGTGAAGATTTGATTGATTTCTATCTTTCACAAAGTGGATGTCAAATTAACGAAAAATCATGCCTAAGATTAATATCATTAGTGTTACACAAATCATTAGATAAT ataattaataaaacaatCAGTCTACAAGCCAATGAATCTTCAAATAATGAGGAAAACAAAAAGAGTTTCAAA aacgaattaaattataaagaattGGTAGAGGCACTAAAACAACTTGATGATACGtatgaaaatgaagaattgTTTAAAAACTTCAATGTATTtttagaataa
- a CDS encoding 18S rRNA (guanine-N(7))-methyltransferase, putative, with product MVRPEYSSPPEFFYNEEEAKKYVRNSRIRDIQSQMTERAMELLLLPDSPCLLLDIGCGSGISGMTLNELDHFWIGIDISIHMLHVGLQNEAHLGGDMLLADMGKLMRFQPCIFDGVVSISALQWLCNWDKKDESPVSRISTFFKWLYNCLKRGARAVFQFYPDSPEQIKTLTNFAMKAGFGGGVVVDFPNSAKSKKYYLCLWAGSSLVATMPTALNDEEENIISHERRKFNKKTKKQIKKNKEWILKKKDQRRMKGLDVKRDSKYTGRKRKGRF from the exons atggtcAGACCTGAATATAGTTCGCCTCCCGAATTT ttttataatgaagaagaagcaaaaaaatatgttagaAACTCTCGAATAAGAGATATCCAAAGTCAAATGACAGAAAGAGCTATGGAGTTACTTCTTCTACCAGAT tccccatgtttattattagatATTGGTTGTGGATCGGGAATAAGTGGGATGACATTAAACGAATTAGATCATTTTTGGATTGGTATAGATATAAGTATTCATATGTTAC aTGTAGGATTGCAAAATGAAGCACATTTAGGAGGAGATATGCTTTTAGCTGATATgggaaaat tgATGCGATTTCAACCTTGTATTTTTGATGGGGTAGTcag cATATCAGCATTGCAGTGGCTATGTAATTGGGATAAGAAAGATGAAAGTCCTGTGTCAAGAATTAGTACATTTTTTAAGTGGTTATATAACTGTTTAAAAAGAGGAGCAAGAGCA gtaTTTCAATTTTACCCAGATTCTCCTGAACAAATTAAGACATTAACCAACTTCGCCATGAAGGCAGGATTTGGTGGTGGTGTTGTGGTTGATTTTCCAAATTCAGCTAAAtcgaaaaa aTATTACTTATGTCTGTGGGCAGGATCATCATTAGTTGCAACAATGCCAACCGCTttaaatgatgaagaagaaaatataatatcccACGAGAGAagaaa gtttaataaaaaaacaaaaaaacaaattaagaaaaataaagaatggATATTGAAGAAAAAAGACCAGAGGAGAATGAAG gGTTTGGATGTTAAACGAGATAGTAAATACACAGGCaggaaaagaaaaggaagattttaa